Proteins from a single region of Phycisphaeraceae bacterium D3-23:
- a CDS encoding PAS domain S-box protein, with product MTRKIPPTHPTQDPGATQPHVALEVSQAGRIAEVDRGAADAFPYRLLFERVMDAVFISDMEDRILDVNVAACNLYGYSRDELLTMHVVNLQAPERRGKRGSVVKSALDRYAERSFETIDIRKDGSRIDVEVTTTQIKTADGVLAMSIARDISERKRFEQAMRDSERQLRQSQRIGRIGSWEFEVASGDIKWSEEMYRQFGRSPMLGPLPREELFSVYGEAGAQAVADAIAASIEQRQRVELDLAFTMPHGHKGVHNLVLLPVMDHDGVVLKIIGTTQDISDRKQAEEAVRRLNAKLEARVGERTAQLEQARRRLESVLESSPAVTYTASGVGELPTTYVSPNFLSLFGYPASRAISNPFFLRSRIHRDDLPSIKAHLATLRETGRVAIEYRFLHGTGEYRWVRDELRLMRSPDGRPLEIAGMLTDISQRKRAEQRLELIQAAVEQVADGVVITGPGHENHRFLIVYANPAFSEVTGHAMDNLLGCDPRLMYGPQTTNRSIDNLRRGLKRGKPFEIEIRFHRADGEPFDAEVSFTPLIGHGGKPTHWVNVLRDVTQRKRDAELARLHQNELAHVTRLSTMGEMASGLAHELNQPLAAIANYGQGVLRRLESGSETPGGMEPAVRHIVTQAARAGEIIRRLRDFVTKRETHRSTVRINALVNDVIALVARDTAEQGAVIVTALESDLPDMVVDTIQIEQVVLNLIRNAGESMSDRLPGVTRPIHITTRRQDQYVVIAVSDLGCGLTPEQLDHLFDPFFTTKSHGMGMGLTISQSIVESHGGRLIAENNADAEGATLSIVLPAETTD from the coding sequence ATGACCCGAAAAATCCCCCCGACCCATCCGACGCAGGACCCCGGCGCGACCCAGCCGCACGTTGCGCTCGAGGTGTCCCAGGCCGGCCGAATCGCCGAGGTTGATCGCGGCGCGGCCGATGCGTTCCCCTACCGCCTGCTGTTTGAACGCGTCATGGACGCGGTCTTCATCAGCGACATGGAAGACCGTATCCTCGATGTCAACGTCGCGGCCTGTAACCTGTACGGCTACTCGCGCGACGAGCTACTGACGATGCACGTCGTCAACCTGCAGGCCCCCGAGCGCCGCGGTAAACGCGGCTCGGTCGTCAAGTCCGCGCTTGACCGCTACGCCGAGCGGTCCTTCGAGACGATCGACATCCGCAAGGACGGCTCGCGCATCGATGTCGAGGTGACGACGACGCAGATCAAGACGGCCGACGGCGTGTTGGCGATGTCGATCGCACGCGACATCAGCGAGCGCAAGCGCTTTGAGCAGGCGATGCGCGACAGCGAACGCCAGTTGCGCCAGTCCCAACGCATCGGCCGCATCGGCAGCTGGGAGTTCGAGGTCGCCAGCGGCGACATCAAATGGTCTGAAGAGATGTACCGCCAGTTCGGCCGAAGCCCGATGCTCGGCCCGCTGCCACGCGAAGAGCTCTTCTCGGTCTACGGCGAAGCGGGCGCGCAGGCCGTCGCCGACGCGATCGCCGCCTCCATCGAACAACGCCAACGCGTCGAACTCGACCTCGCCTTCACCATGCCGCACGGCCACAAGGGCGTCCACAACCTCGTGCTCCTGCCCGTCATGGACCACGACGGCGTCGTCCTCAAGATCATCGGCACGACCCAGGACATCTCCGACCGCAAGCAGGCCGAGGAGGCTGTGCGACGCCTCAACGCGAAGCTCGAAGCACGCGTCGGCGAACGCACCGCCCAGCTCGAACAGGCCAGACGCCGGCTCGAGTCCGTCCTCGAATCCAGCCCCGCCGTCACCTACACCGCCTCCGGCGTCGGCGAACTGCCCACGACCTACGTGAGCCCGAACTTCCTCTCGCTCTTCGGCTACCCCGCGAGCCGGGCGATCTCAAACCCCTTCTTCCTGCGCAGCCGCATCCACCGCGACGACCTGCCGAGCATCAAGGCGCACCTCGCGACGCTCCGCGAGACCGGCCGCGTCGCGATCGAGTACCGATTCCTCCACGGCACAGGCGAGTACCGCTGGGTCCGCGACGAGCTAAGGCTGATGCGCAGCCCCGACGGCCGACCGCTCGAAATCGCCGGCATGCTCACCGACATCTCGCAGCGCAAACGCGCCGAGCAGCGACTTGAACTGATCCAAGCCGCCGTCGAACAGGTCGCCGACGGCGTCGTCATTACCGGCCCGGGCCACGAAAATCACCGATTCCTCATTGTCTACGCGAACCCCGCCTTCTCCGAAGTCACGGGCCACGCGATGGACAACCTGCTGGGCTGCGACCCCCGGCTGATGTACGGCCCGCAGACCACGAACCGCAGCATCGATAACCTCCGCCGCGGCCTCAAGCGCGGCAAGCCCTTTGAGATCGAGATCCGCTTCCACCGCGCCGACGGCGAACCCTTCGACGCCGAAGTCTCGTTCACCCCGCTCATCGGGCACGGCGGCAAGCCCACGCACTGGGTCAACGTCCTGCGCGATGTTACGCAACGCAAACGTGACGCCGAACTCGCACGGCTCCACCAGAACGAGCTCGCGCACGTCACACGCCTCAGCACGATGGGCGAGATGGCGTCGGGCCTCGCGCACGAACTCAACCAGCCCCTCGCCGCGATCGCGAACTACGGCCAGGGTGTCCTGCGACGCCTCGAATCCGGCAGCGAAACACCCGGCGGCATGGAGCCCGCCGTCCGACACATCGTCACCCAGGCCGCCCGCGCTGGCGAGATCATCCGCCGCCTACGCGACTTTGTCACCAAGCGCGAAACCCACCGCTCCACCGTCCGCATCAACGCGCTGGTCAACGACGTCATCGCGCTCGTCGCGCGCGACACGGCCGAACAGGGCGCGGTCATCGTCACTGCGCTCGAGTCCGACCTGCCCGACATGGTGGTCGACACGATCCAGATCGAGCAGGTCGTCCTCAACCTGATCCGCAACGCCGGCGAGTCCATGTCCGACCGGCTCCCAGGGGTAACCCGGCCGATCCATATCACCACCCGCCGGCAAGATCAGTATGTCGTCATCGCCGTCTCCGACCTGGGGTGCGGCCTGACGCCCGAGCAGCTCGACCACCTCTTCGACCCGTTCTTCACCACCAAGTCGCATGGCATGGGCATGGGGCTTACCATTAGTCAGTCGATTGTCGAATCGCACGGCGGCCGATTAATCGCAGAAAACAACGCAGATGCAGAAGGTGCCACCCTCTCGATCGTCTTGCCAGCGGAGACTACGGATTGA
- a CDS encoding response regulator, giving the protein MTMANQQTVYVVDDDAAVRDSLQWLLESVGMSVKSFASANALLAEADESCRGCLVVDLRLPGLSGLDLMDQLNGKGIHLPTIMITGHGDVTAAVRAMKAGAIDFIEKPFNDEILLDRVRAALAMDVEQFASVEYLREIAARAQRLTPREVQVMALVVQGKLNKQIATELGLSHKTIEVHRAHVMEKMQAGSLAELVRMSVALEREKADD; this is encoded by the coding sequence ATGACTATGGCGAATCAGCAGACGGTTTATGTCGTGGACGATGACGCGGCGGTCCGTGACTCGCTGCAGTGGCTGCTCGAATCGGTGGGGATGTCGGTGAAATCTTTCGCCTCCGCCAACGCGCTGCTCGCCGAGGCGGACGAGTCCTGCCGCGGCTGTCTCGTCGTCGATCTCCGGCTGCCGGGCCTGTCCGGGCTCGACCTGATGGACCAGCTCAACGGCAAGGGCATCCATCTCCCCACAATCATGATCACCGGCCACGGCGATGTCACCGCCGCCGTCCGCGCCATGAAGGCCGGCGCAATCGACTTCATCGAAAAGCCCTTCAACGACGAGATCCTTCTGGACCGCGTCCGCGCCGCGCTGGCGATGGATGTCGAGCAGTTCGCCTCGGTCGAGTACCTCCGCGAGATCGCCGCGCGGGCTCAGCGCCTCACCCCACGCGAAGTGCAGGTCATGGCCCTGGTCGTTCAAGGCAAGCTCAACAAGCAGATCGCCACCGAGCTCGGCCTGTCGCACAAGACCATCGAAGTCCACCGCGCCCACGTGATGGAAAAGATGCAGGCCGGCTCACTCGCCGAACTCGTCCGCATGTCCGTCGCCTTGGAACGCGAAAAAGCGGACGACTAA
- a CDS encoding glutamine synthetase III, producing the protein MSGSASRMDAIKAVTAIKPVDKAFSFDKTHTGEVFGDNVFSAAVMKQRLPKAVYKSLLKTVEDGSRLDTEIADVVAATMAGWAIEKGATHYAHVFFPLTGYTAEKHDSFMVPDGDGGAIAEFSGELLIQGEPDASSFPNGGIRQTFEARGYTAWDVTSPAYILDNPNGATLCIPTAFVSWTGEALDKKTPVLRSMTALNGAAKRMLRLFGTDAECFINATAGAEQEYFLIDSNFYYARPDLVTAGRTLFGAPAPKGQEFDDHYFGSIPERVLACMLDTERELFKLGIPVKTRHNEVAPGQYEIAPIFETANIATDHQQLVGIVLEQVAKKYGMACIMHEKPFAGLNGSGKHLNWSMGSKEVGNLLDPGDTPHDNAQFLVFCAAVIKAVHRHAELLRAVIASASNDHRLGANEAPPAIISIFLGDQLTDVFEQIRKGGAKTSKKSGTLQIGVDSLPPLPKHAGDRNRTSPFAFTGNRFEFRAVGSKQSLAGPLVALNTAMAEALDEIADDIESRTKGDAKKFNAAVAAALKNAVKDAWPVVFNGDGYSDQWHQEAEKRGLPNIRTTPDALTAITNKTTVALLKKYKVLTKRELESREETYLEQYILNLNVESKLTRRIAKTMIFPAAIRYQSELAKTCADLKAVGYDFDTDTLDQVTGLVKQLQDAIVALEEAMSKGSFRSTLAHAKYCCDTIKPAMDAVREVADELEQVVADDLWPLPTYQEMLFIK; encoded by the coding sequence ATGAGTGGCAGCGCCTCCCGCATGGACGCCATCAAGGCCGTGACCGCGATTAAGCCGGTCGACAAGGCCTTTTCCTTCGACAAGACCCACACCGGCGAGGTGTTTGGGGACAATGTTTTCTCTGCTGCCGTGATGAAGCAGCGGCTGCCCAAGGCGGTCTACAAGAGCTTGCTGAAGACCGTCGAGGACGGCAGCCGGCTGGATACCGAGATCGCGGATGTGGTCGCGGCAACGATGGCGGGCTGGGCGATCGAGAAGGGCGCGACGCACTACGCCCATGTCTTCTTCCCGCTGACGGGGTACACGGCCGAGAAGCACGACTCGTTCATGGTGCCCGACGGCGACGGCGGCGCGATCGCCGAGTTCTCCGGCGAGTTGCTGATCCAGGGCGAGCCCGACGCGTCTTCGTTCCCGAACGGCGGGATCCGGCAGACGTTCGAGGCGCGGGGGTACACGGCGTGGGACGTGACAAGCCCGGCCTACATCCTCGACAACCCCAACGGCGCGACGCTGTGCATCCCCACGGCGTTCGTCTCGTGGACCGGCGAGGCACTGGACAAGAAGACGCCCGTGCTGCGTTCGATGACCGCGCTGAATGGTGCGGCCAAGCGCATGCTCAGATTGTTCGGCACGGACGCGGAGTGCTTCATCAACGCGACGGCGGGAGCCGAGCAGGAATACTTCCTGATCGATTCGAATTTTTACTATGCACGTCCCGACCTGGTCACGGCGGGCCGGACGCTGTTCGGCGCACCTGCGCCTAAGGGCCAAGAGTTTGACGACCACTACTTCGGCTCGATCCCCGAGCGGGTCTTGGCGTGCATGCTCGATACCGAGCGCGAGCTGTTCAAGCTCGGCATCCCGGTGAAGACAAGGCACAACGAGGTCGCGCCCGGGCAGTACGAGATCGCGCCGATCTTCGAGACGGCGAACATCGCGACCGACCACCAGCAGCTGGTGGGGATCGTGCTGGAGCAGGTCGCGAAGAAGTACGGCATGGCGTGCATCATGCACGAGAAGCCTTTCGCCGGGCTGAACGGATCGGGCAAGCATCTGAACTGGTCGATGGGCAGCAAAGAGGTCGGCAATCTGCTGGACCCGGGCGACACGCCGCACGACAATGCGCAGTTTTTGGTGTTCTGTGCCGCAGTGATCAAGGCGGTCCACCGTCACGCCGAACTGCTGCGGGCGGTCATCGCGTCGGCGAGCAACGACCACCGTCTTGGCGCGAACGAAGCGCCGCCGGCCATCATCTCGATCTTCCTGGGCGACCAGCTGACCGACGTGTTCGAGCAGATCCGCAAGGGTGGGGCGAAGACCTCGAAGAAATCAGGCACGCTGCAGATCGGCGTGGATTCGCTCCCGCCGCTGCCCAAGCACGCGGGCGACCGTAACCGGACTTCGCCTTTCGCGTTTACGGGCAACCGATTCGAGTTCCGCGCGGTGGGGTCGAAACAGTCGCTGGCGGGCCCGCTGGTCGCGCTCAACACGGCGATGGCGGAGGCGCTCGACGAGATCGCGGACGACATCGAGTCGCGCACCAAGGGCGACGCCAAGAAGTTCAACGCGGCGGTGGCTGCGGCGCTGAAGAACGCGGTGAAGGACGCCTGGCCCGTGGTGTTCAACGGCGACGGCTACTCGGACCAGTGGCACCAGGAGGCCGAGAAACGCGGGCTGCCCAACATCCGCACGACGCCCGATGCCCTCACCGCGATCACGAACAAGACGACGGTCGCGCTGCTTAAGAAGTACAAGGTGCTGACCAAGCGCGAGCTTGAGTCGCGCGAGGAAACATACCTTGAGCAGTACATCCTGAACCTCAACGTCGAGTCGAAGCTGACCCGTCGAATCGCGAAGACGATGATCTTCCCTGCGGCGATCCGCTACCAGAGTGAGTTAGCCAAGACTTGTGCCGACCTCAAGGCGGTGGGCTACGACTTCGATACTGACACGCTCGACCAGGTGACCGGGCTCGTGAAACAGTTGCAAGACGCGATCGTCGCGCTGGAGGAGGCGATGTCCAAGGGCAGCTTCCGCTCGACGCTGGCACATGCGAAGTACTGCTGCGATACCATCAAGCCCGCGATGGATGCGGTGCGTGAGGTCGCGGATGAATTGGAGCAGGTGGTCGCCGACGATCTTTGGCCGCTGCCGACCTATCAGGAGATGTTGTTTATCAAGTAA
- a CDS encoding site-specific integrase: MASLIRRNKTYYLQDRLTGKLKRWSLRTDSLQIAKDKLRQYESAKLLGQDSPLPTRTPLPDLLTAYVEHIRTVKTPKSAQTDIYYLREAFGPCCEALRITSRNTSSKTRKRPVNPEADRRHRPHVIIAPYAEAVTTADVQAFIDSHVRSRGLAPKTANRYREILMRFYNWSMQTGRIKMPGQVNPVKGTQRYRERAPQIRFLSLAQIDEQLHTLRFKPQLQAMVAVLIYAGLRREELLWLTLDDVDLTRRHGGHGLIRIRAKTIDGRSWQPKTAVNRAVPISQALRRHLDSYSQPATSSPPEFVWNTSGGGGRGWFFPSPGSRKNTGGGWWDPDNFSADLRDASCEAGLRWSCLDFRHTFGSQLAQRGVSLFKIAALLGNSPEICRRHYANLTPEAMCNEVDFSAGNNSPKLLTGMRQ; the protein is encoded by the coding sequence ATGGCATCGCTCATCCGTCGCAACAAGACCTACTACTTACAAGACCGGCTCACCGGCAAACTCAAACGCTGGAGCCTGCGGACCGACTCGCTCCAGATCGCCAAAGACAAGCTGAGGCAGTACGAATCCGCCAAGCTACTCGGCCAGGACAGCCCGTTACCCACCCGTACGCCGCTGCCCGACCTGCTCACGGCCTACGTCGAGCACATCCGCACCGTCAAGACGCCCAAGTCCGCCCAGACAGATATCTACTACCTCCGCGAGGCGTTCGGCCCGTGCTGTGAGGCCCTACGCATTACCAGCCGCAACACATCGAGCAAGACACGCAAGCGCCCTGTAAACCCCGAGGCCGACCGCCGGCACCGGCCGCACGTGATCATTGCTCCCTATGCCGAGGCCGTGACGACCGCCGACGTACAGGCCTTCATCGACAGCCACGTCCGCAGCCGAGGCCTCGCCCCCAAGACCGCTAACCGCTACCGCGAAATCCTGATGCGCTTCTACAACTGGTCGATGCAGACCGGCCGAATCAAGATGCCCGGCCAGGTCAACCCCGTCAAGGGCACCCAGCGGTACCGCGAGCGGGCCCCGCAGATCAGATTCCTATCACTCGCGCAGATCGACGAGCAGCTACACACGCTCCGCTTCAAGCCACAACTACAGGCGATGGTCGCCGTACTGATTTATGCGGGGTTGCGGCGGGAGGAGCTGCTTTGGCTTACACTGGACGATGTAGACCTCACCCGCAGACATGGGGGACACGGTTTGATTCGCATCCGGGCAAAAACCATCGACGGCCGATCCTGGCAACCTAAGACCGCAGTCAACCGCGCCGTGCCGATCAGCCAGGCACTGCGCCGGCACCTCGACAGCTATAGCCAACCCGCCACATCATCACCGCCCGAGTTTGTCTGGAACACATCCGGGGGCGGGGGCCGGGGCTGGTTCTTCCCCTCGCCCGGCAGTCGCAAGAACACCGGCGGCGGCTGGTGGGACCCGGACAACTTCTCCGCCGACCTCCGCGACGCCAGCTGCGAAGCGGGCCTGCGTTGGTCCTGCCTAGACTTCCGCCACACCTTCGGCAGCCAGCTCGCACAACGCGGCGTGAGCCTGTTCAAGATCGCGGCCCTGTTGGGTAACTCGCCAGAGATTTGCAGGCGGCACTATGCAAACTTAACTCCCGAAGCGATGTGCAATGAGGTTGACTTTTCTGCGGGCAATAATTCTCCTAAACTTCTAACAGGGATGCGTCAATGA
- a CDS encoding AAA family ATPase, producing MTKILSCVNLKGGVGKTAISVNFAAFCGEQGLNTLLVDLDPQTNATFSCISIEDWESHATDHGTAADLLGARAHTSADGSSRDAAEVLVEEVFSNVDLIPSHLDLFTVDLDLAGSYARETKLKRALSPILEDYDIIVCDCPPNLTIPTQNALAMSTHFVVPISPDFLSGIGVALLINRVAEMGAALGQEPEHVGIVMSRVGRPAKHRSDTAAALRTQFGELVLRQEIKERASVAASAEAHTPIYDMGNRDAAGEFRAVGRELLRRMGVK from the coding sequence ATGACTAAAATTCTATCTTGCGTAAATTTGAAAGGTGGTGTCGGAAAGACAGCCATTTCTGTCAATTTCGCAGCATTCTGTGGAGAGCAAGGGCTCAATACGCTCTTGGTTGACCTAGACCCGCAAACCAATGCCACATTCTCTTGTATTAGTATCGAAGATTGGGAGAGCCATGCAACCGATCACGGCACAGCCGCGGACTTGTTGGGGGCGCGTGCCCATACATCCGCTGACGGTTCTTCGCGAGATGCCGCCGAAGTACTCGTTGAAGAAGTATTCTCTAACGTAGACCTGATTCCTTCTCATCTCGATCTCTTTACTGTAGACTTAGACCTCGCAGGTTCCTATGCTAGAGAAACTAAACTGAAACGCGCGTTAAGCCCGATCTTAGAGGATTACGATATCATCGTATGCGACTGTCCTCCAAACCTGACGATCCCAACTCAAAATGCGCTTGCGATGAGTACGCATTTTGTAGTTCCAATCTCCCCTGACTTTCTATCTGGTATTGGGGTAGCACTGCTCATCAATCGTGTGGCTGAAATGGGCGCAGCTCTTGGGCAAGAACCAGAACATGTGGGCATTGTCATGTCTCGCGTCGGCAGGCCAGCCAAACATCGTTCCGACACGGCTGCCGCCCTCCGGACGCAGTTTGGCGAGCTAGTACTTCGTCAAGAGATAAAAGAACGAGCATCAGTTGCCGCGTCTGCTGAAGCCCATACGCCGATCTATGACATGGGGAACCGAGACGCCGCGGGCGAATTTCGTGCTGTTGGACGTGAACTCTTGCGCCGCATGGGAGTCAAGTAA
- a CDS encoding ATP-binding protein, giving the protein MVRVREVATAASILGTLIVMGCASSACLPAAATGGLLVGLLQNLSFGAAGNEVHQLINAVFRKQTSRKDVMINHDIHALVGKAILYVLEGAKSDAKGTPASQFYRKLIKSLTARWSDYNPTDEFSELTDEGIPAYFSDDHSGRLDAIEWVKLLTVLSQDIQDPGKEEYLGVAGQSLQERFAYTLLQLTKADFAPGETKSEFGGKAFAGVKLAIIKEITGQLSGLDRAVNAIGIKQDATHSDIKRLNATVLRFVEQIGRDIVAHRETLIKEIKAAQDQQTEVLMAELYELTGELAQVLGTILTRLTQHNEQQQAEHLKLNDELRAMRSEIRTFRAIHFHHPDDVGLVSPLMQIVDRSGDSSANPSLHYKFAWDAFVGRDELVQELIHGFLAFDAPRHEQIGFSWTLVYGKAGSGKSRLALELVREACSQYEDILPRSGYCGNGLPAWWGAIKKENLEDTLRRDELRRWDLDGPALMVIDYAGMSVDLLAALTEFKKLSHKYKQMVRVLLLDRRNDSEEIERLSKQTHGLIGSMYMPETSRASDRFGIQLEPLKDDEDVVEIMVNRIKSRRPLRDHETPQWLLKQLDTIDDSGQRRPLFAGMVGQIFASEVGPGNNGSDDWLTARSELLDSVIELEESHWKQHKEFVRSVYRQHKNLLALSTGCRGVPICVHDELATLAPSEVAKVGVPNLDSRNLDLFERMCSPGAAADAYGILEPDIIGEWFTLRQLQANETDSIRLDAFVEIAWKVAPQGVSDFIFMCVQDHAMEVDRLGIDNLLPPAGDSTLEVVRLLRDVLRELLNILAETSVAKEEAPDLASGAVVGFAKKVFHLLQDRIDSAGCNAADDDALIGEISESAMIYINIILWLESAEVRTLTRKDYEETRSALDKPGMLAAANATSGRRRNRAAFARAMGYAAFSKGTSVPFDTQGRTTSTDETLAGHLDAASNSLARSSSADEPREKGRPSGIVMDQGTIVSAFGRGRRRHLAPRDAGIKFGSQPIYRLAGKLLEDAAQFFRNLAEQNEKIEKEMQENADVFVKMAKLIGEDPIGIINEKSHSELASRLLQDSAKFFETLADQNPPISKQMRENANVYRHIGDLVAISPLGEID; this is encoded by the coding sequence ATGGTCAGAGTACGAGAGGTTGCAACTGCGGCATCCATACTTGGAACCTTGATCGTGATGGGCTGTGCATCTAGCGCCTGCCTGCCAGCCGCGGCAACGGGCGGTCTATTGGTGGGTTTGCTTCAGAACCTTTCTTTTGGGGCGGCAGGGAATGAAGTCCACCAGCTGATAAACGCCGTCTTCCGTAAACAAACAAGCCGTAAAGATGTCATGATCAACCATGATATCCATGCGCTGGTCGGCAAGGCGATCCTCTATGTCCTAGAAGGGGCGAAAAGCGATGCTAAGGGCACCCCCGCATCGCAGTTTTACCGAAAGCTCATTAAGTCCCTGACAGCACGGTGGTCGGACTACAATCCGACAGACGAGTTTAGTGAGCTCACCGACGAGGGCATCCCCGCCTATTTTTCGGATGATCATTCCGGCAGGCTCGATGCAATCGAGTGGGTCAAGCTCCTAACCGTTTTGTCACAGGACATTCAGGACCCCGGCAAGGAGGAGTATCTGGGCGTTGCAGGCCAGTCGCTCCAGGAGCGCTTCGCCTACACCTTGCTTCAGCTGACGAAGGCGGATTTTGCGCCGGGCGAGACGAAGTCAGAGTTCGGTGGGAAGGCGTTCGCGGGTGTGAAGCTGGCGATCATCAAAGAGATTACCGGCCAGCTCTCGGGCCTGGATCGGGCCGTGAACGCCATCGGCATCAAGCAGGACGCGACGCATTCCGACATCAAGCGTTTGAATGCTACCGTCTTGCGGTTTGTTGAGCAGATTGGCCGCGACATTGTGGCGCATCGCGAGACGCTGATCAAAGAAATCAAGGCGGCGCAGGACCAGCAGACCGAAGTCCTGATGGCTGAGTTGTATGAACTAACGGGCGAACTGGCACAGGTGCTCGGCACGATCCTGACTCGCCTGACCCAGCACAATGAGCAGCAGCAAGCGGAACACCTCAAGCTGAACGATGAGCTTCGCGCGATGCGATCCGAGATTCGTACGTTCCGTGCGATACATTTTCACCATCCGGACGACGTCGGCCTGGTCTCGCCCCTGATGCAGATCGTGGATCGGTCTGGCGACTCGTCCGCGAACCCGTCGTTGCACTATAAATTCGCATGGGACGCGTTCGTGGGGCGGGACGAGCTTGTTCAGGAGTTGATCCACGGGTTCCTGGCCTTTGATGCGCCGCGCCATGAGCAGATCGGCTTTAGCTGGACGCTGGTGTATGGCAAGGCGGGCTCGGGGAAGAGCCGGCTCGCCCTGGAGCTCGTTCGAGAGGCGTGTTCGCAGTACGAGGACATCTTGCCGCGGAGCGGATACTGCGGAAACGGGCTCCCCGCATGGTGGGGCGCGATTAAAAAAGAGAACCTCGAGGATACACTTCGCAGAGATGAACTGCGGCGATGGGACCTGGACGGCCCGGCGCTGATGGTCATCGATTATGCGGGGATGAGTGTCGACCTGCTCGCCGCTCTCACCGAGTTCAAGAAGCTTTCACACAAGTACAAGCAGATGGTGCGCGTCCTGCTCCTGGACCGTCGAAATGACAGCGAAGAAATCGAACGGCTGTCCAAGCAGACTCATGGGCTGATCGGCAGCATGTACATGCCCGAAACCTCGAGGGCGTCCGACCGTTTCGGCATTCAACTGGAGCCACTCAAGGACGACGAAGATGTCGTCGAGATCATGGTCAATCGCATCAAGAGCCGTCGGCCCCTGCGCGACCACGAGACGCCCCAATGGCTGCTGAAACAGCTTGACACAATCGACGATTCGGGGCAGCGCCGCCCCCTTTTTGCCGGCATGGTGGGGCAGATCTTCGCCTCCGAGGTCGGCCCGGGCAACAACGGGAGTGACGACTGGCTGACCGCCAGGAGCGAGCTCTTAGATTCCGTGATCGAACTGGAGGAGTCGCACTGGAAGCAGCACAAAGAGTTTGTTCGGTCGGTATATCGGCAACACAAGAACCTGCTCGCGCTAAGCACGGGTTGCCGGGGGGTTCCGATTTGTGTCCATGATGAACTCGCAACCCTAGCCCCCTCGGAGGTGGCGAAGGTCGGGGTGCCGAACCTCGACAGCCGGAATCTCGACCTCTTCGAACGGATGTGCTCTCCGGGGGCGGCGGCAGATGCTTATGGGATTCTTGAGCCCGATATCATCGGCGAGTGGTTCACGCTTCGGCAGCTACAAGCCAATGAAACGGACTCGATTCGGCTCGATGCGTTCGTCGAAATCGCATGGAAAGTTGCGCCGCAGGGCGTCTCCGACTTCATCTTTATGTGCGTGCAGGACCACGCGATGGAGGTGGATCGGCTTGGCATCGACAACCTGCTTCCACCGGCTGGCGACAGCACGCTCGAGGTGGTGCGGCTGCTGCGCGATGTTCTGCGCGAGTTGCTGAACATCCTGGCCGAGACTTCGGTAGCGAAGGAAGAGGCGCCCGACCTTGCGAGTGGCGCTGTCGTGGGTTTCGCCAAGAAGGTTTTTCACCTGCTCCAGGACCGTATCGATTCTGCAGGATGCAACGCCGCGGATGACGACGCATTGATCGGGGAGATTTCCGAGTCGGCGATGATCTATATCAATATCATCCTTTGGCTCGAATCGGCGGAGGTGCGGACGCTGACGCGGAAGGATTATGAAGAGACCCGGTCCGCGCTCGACAAGCCGGGGATGCTGGCGGCCGCCAATGCCACCTCCGGGCGGCGGCGCAACCGCGCCGCTTTTGCCCGTGCGATGGGGTATGCGGCCTTTAGCAAGGGCACGAGTGTGCCGTTCGATACGCAAGGCCGGACAACATCGACCGACGAGACACTTGCGGGCCACCTCGATGCGGCGAGCAACTCCCTGGCCCGTTCTTCGAGTGCCGATGAGCCGCGTGAGAAGGGGCGGCCAAGTGGCATCGTCATGGACCAAGGCACCATTGTCAGCGCCTTCGGCCGCGGCAGGCGCAGGCACCTCGCGCCCCGCGACGCCGGCATCAAGTTCGGCAGCCAGCCGATCTATCGTCTGGCCGGTAAGCTGCTTGAAGACGCGGCGCAGTTCTTCCGGAATCTCGCCGAACAGAACGAAAAGATCGAGAAAGAAATGCAAGAGAATGCCGACGTGTTCGTCAAGATGGCCAAGCTCATCGGTGAAGACCCGATTGGCATCATCAACGAGAAATCGCATAGCGAACTGGCGTCCCGGCTCCTGCAGGACTCGGCTAAGTTCTTCGAAACACTTGCAGATCAAAACCCCCCTATCAGTAAACAGATGCGAGAAAACGCGAACGTCTACCGCCATATCGGGGACCTTGTCGCGATCTCGCCGCTCGGGGAGATCGATTGA